Below is a window of Humulus lupulus chromosome 2, drHumLupu1.1, whole genome shotgun sequence DNA.
tcccaagggaaaaatcgaaGTTTTCCACCTATTTCctaaatcataattaatgctctccaattctcgctattctcgatattctcaaacaccaataattcatatcctgttaccctttaatttccggcaacactctaatcattaaaatcaccccgagactcatcccgagccccgatcTAAACCTgatatgactaaaccgctaattctcactcaaagatcgtctcgtgccgaatagctcgagcaaatccacattataatgtggtctcaaaaatatgtcaccgacatgcatgcaaatatacaattacgccctcgacgggccaaattaccaaaacacccctgtaatgaaatgtggacccacatgcatgcatttaacatcatattataatataattcacataatatatgcatataatcatttaatgagataattaaacaattatggccctcccggcctactaatccagccattaaaccgcattagggatttcggggcattacagaatcccccaccaagagaaaatcgGTCGATGAGCCAGAATGCTAGGGGGCAACCTAGGAaacccaacgtctttgatcgattGGGCGCTAGTGAGCAAAGGCAtagggatgatgacttgagggatgtacttaaTGACAGGCAGGAAAGGCACGACGAGTATGCCCCTCCAGCACTGGTCGCCCCAATAGTGCCAGATGTTGTACAGGCCTAGCTTGATGCACTGAATCAGGTCATCCAGTAGTTagtggggagccgaacatcccacattgagaaTGATCGGAGAAGaagcactccattcatacaaagaatagcaatggccgaaaccccaagcaaatttaagatgccagtcTTATCCAACTTCAATGGAtgtggagacccagtatctcatgtgaataaattcgagatacaaatggacatccagaaggtgttagATGACGCTCGATGTAGAATCTTTCTGGCCACCTTATCtgatactgctcaggagtggtttttcaaattttctcatgctagcatagtgtcatgggagatgTTTGTGAAAGAGTTCTATGGGCAGTTTtacgctggtcgagtacatccgatCGAAGCCAGCCAATTGGTAGAGATACGCTAGAAGGAGAGCGaatccttgaaggagtatgtctaGTGTTTTATGCGAGTCGTTGCTGGGGCTAAGACAGTTGGTgatgaagggaagatgatggcacttactgctggagtatggcgccattcatccctctagaacagtttaaggaagaatggggtgatGAGCACCCAATAATTCTTAGACCGAGTGGAccagtacatcaagctcgaggaggcaatTGCCAACGAAAGGAAGGCGCCTGCAAACGACCAGGGTCCgaaggaagatcccaccaaagccgtAAATGGGTATGGGAAACCCAATAGAAATGACAAAAGAAACAGGAAAAATGGAGGGAAAAGGGCGAACCACGAGCCATCAACGTCTGAGAATAAGCgccctaaaagtaacagatacgagccagggttcaccaattatacggcCCTAGTCGAAAGCAGAGCGAAAGTGTACCAGGCTACCAACACCACTGTCCCTTACAAACAACCAACAccgataaggaaagatatctccaagagagatacaaccaagttttgtcgtttgcacaacgactatggtcatgacaccaatgagtgcaaccagcttaaagatgagattgagttccttatcaggcaAGGATACCTGAGAAGATATGTATGAGCCActagaggttctcagcgagaagctcaaggaggcaacgagcaggcacctgtaccccaatgctcgccccctttacagtCAGTTCCAGTGGcgggtacattgctgaccatatgtggcagcccacacctagcaagggatagtgggaaggcaagggagcggtaCGCCCGAATCTTACGTCACGACCAGAACATTGAAATGTTGAATGTAGAGGAGAGAAATCCCAAAAAATCTCGAACTGAGGAAGAACTGATAAATTTCTCTGAGCTTGATGCCTAGCATATCCGATTTCCCCATTCGGATTCTCTAGTCGTGGACGTCCAAATCActaatatgatggttaagtgGGTGTTAGTTTATATAGGGAGGTCAGTGaacattttgtacaagtcttcactcagaggatgaagttgtcagtgaaggatttggagccatgcaaccaaaccatttatggattttctggcgaagggctcgcgccaacggGGTCGATCAAGCTTCCGatcacagcaggaactgcacctgcgaacaagacattactcactacttttatagtagttgactgtccttctgcatataatgttgtgattggaaggcctattctagttgaCCTGCGAGCCATAACCTCTgtctggcaccttgccatgaagtttccaaccgacgtaGGAGTagggtgcgtgttgggaaaccagcgagaagcgcgggaatgctataattccttgaTTACCAAGGAAAAAAGGGGTGGATCAAGAGAAAGAGTCGAGAAAGGGTTGCTATTggccaatgaagtacaagcccaatcaggtgagcaagtcaccaaatagggtgttgcccaaagtgaggatagggatttagatcctcactttggggattttgaagaagatgtaggaccagtcgaggacctcgaggaggtccaacttgatgaggcagatccgaccagggttgtgaaagtcgataaaaacttagagacaacaataaagaaaaaactggtggaatttttaaaggagaaccgggaggtgtttgcctggtcgcataaggatatggttgggattgacccaatAGTTATTAGTCATATCttaaacatagataaaagttttccactaGTACAACAAaagaggaggctgctcgacaaagatagatcaaaggcgttaaaagaagaagtcgagaagctaaaggagaacggattcatcagggtggcattttatccatcttgggtctctaatcccgtgttggttcccaagccgaatggcaagttgaagacatgtgtggatttcacagaccttaataaggcCTGCCCGAAgaattgtttcccactccccaggatcgaccagctggtcgatgccacttcaggtcatgagatcctatcattcatggatgcatactctggatacaatcagatcaatatgcacccacctgatgatgatcacactagctttcgaaccaaTACAAGGCTTTAGTGTTACAAAGTAAttcctttcggtttgaaaaacgctggtgcgacttaccagcgactagtcaatcacatgttcaaagagctgattggtgttaacatggaggtatatgttgatgacatgatggttaagtcaaagaaggcagaagaacacatcggGGACCTACAAGAGTGCTtgaaatatcagatgaagttgaatcctcttaagtgttccttcggagttggatcaaggaAATTTTTGGAATTCATAGTGAACTCGTGAagtatcgaagctaatcctgaaaagatcaaggccctgatcgagatgaagtcgccaacaaaaattaaagatgttcaaagtctaacCGGGAGGATTGTCGCTTTGagtatatttatttccaaatcaacggacaaatgcgttccattttttaatctacttaggggcaataagaaatttgagtggacaaaaGGGTGCAAGCAAgctttccaggctctaaagtcCCGTATGTTACAACCACTAATTTTTTCAAAACCggtcgaaaaagaaactttgttcatctatttggcagtcagtGAGTATGCTGCTAGCACTATcctgatcagagaggaggaacatgtgcaaaaggttgtgtattatataagcaagaggctagtaggATCAGAACtgcgatatccacccattgagaaattagcctatggCCTGATTTTAGCCTCCCGAAAGCTacgaccctacttccaagctcaccccataatagtACTCACTGACTAGCCGCTACAGCAAGTCCTGTAGAAACCAGAAGCCGTCGATCGatttttaaaatgggcagttgaacttggataGTTTGATAATTTTTACTCGCCACGAGCAGCTATGAAGGGACAGGCTCTAGCAGATTTTGTCGCAGAATTTACTGGGCTCCAGGGTACCGAGCCAATAAAAGAGCCTGAACTCGAAAGCcaaactccttcctggaagttgttcatagatggctcttccaatgagcacaatGCTGGAGCAGGTTTAATCTTAGTCATGCCTGGAGGACATCGGTTCCACTGTGCAGTCAGATTCGACTTCACGGTGTCcaataacgaagctgaatacgaagctctgcttGCAGGATTAaggttagccaaggacatggatataaagtcacttgaaatctgtagtgactctcagttagtggttaatcaaattattggagaatatcaagcctggggtctgaagatggttgcttatttgaacaaagcaaatgaATTACTGGCACAATTAgtaaaatatactctccagcaagtaccttacgaccagaactcaaacgctgatgctttggccaagttagcaagcgcgaaggatgctgacaccttgagtATAGTACCTATTGAACATTTGTTCGCACCGAGCATACAAGCAGAAGAGTCGTCCCTGGTAATCCAAgcaacagacacatggatgacgccctTCATTGAATACTTAGAGCATGGAGTGCTGCcggcggacagaaacaaagcaagaaccctcTAGAGACAGTCAGATCGATTCATTTTGGTCCATGGAATTTTGTATAggagagggtactcaatgccattTCTAAGGTGTGTTTCGAAGGAAAAggctaaagaattaatgcgagaagtccatgaaggtttctgcggagatcatgttggggggcagagtttataaaaaaagatcctaaggcaaggatacttctggccaacaatgaatgaggatTCTGTGGATTTTTTTTAGAAGTGTGACAAGttccaaaggttctccaagatactGCGAGCAGCCCCTAAAACAGATGCAAAACTCCTGGCCGTTCGCaatgtggggaatagatttgatcgggtttttacccacgggaaaaggcaacgtcaagtatgttgtagttgctgttgactacttcacaaagtgggccgaagctgagccacttgcaacaataacgaccaagaaggtgctagattttatggtcaagaacattgtgtgttgCTATGgtttgccaagaaagattgtctcaaataacgacacacaatttgacagcgatttgTTCACATATTTTTGCGAAAAgcacgggattatcaagagtttttcttcagtcgatCACTCGCAGGTAAACAAcacaggttgaagctgtcaacaagacattgaaggataccctgaagaaaaggcttgaagaagcgaagggggcatgtcCAGAACaattacctgaagtcctttggtcgtatagaacatcccatcgaacagcaacaagcCATACTCAATTTTACTtcgcctatggatatgaagccatgttgcctgtagAATTcgatccaccatcgcatagaaggctGGCATACGATTAGAGTGTGAATAGTCAactattaatggaatctttggatttggtcgatgaaaagcgcAAGCAAGCTCAACTCCAAGTAGcagcgtaccagcaaaaggtcactcggtatttcaactctaaagtatgcaaaagaaaatttaacgtgggagatttggtacttagaagagttttccttaacacccgcgatcaagctgctggagtgcttggacctaactgggaaggtccgtatcaaattgaagaagtccccCAAcgaggcacctataaacttgctcgcttaaatggagatctcattcctcgctattggaatggagaacacatgcataagtattatcaataaacagttctttttaaagaactggcttgtattaatttcactttttacaagtttatgaacaagggttagtcagtcgtatgactagtcgcttataagtgtaagatcaattttttgatcactcgtacatacacaattgtccatttattacgataaataaaaggaattgtgtgcaaccagttattcttgccaattattgtatttattacaagtattttctcattacgtgtattgttttgctatataatcattttttataagtatttttacgagcagtaatgttcgaacaggtcttggtctcGGGAAGTgatcgaggaccttaagctcctcaatcacttagggggcatataatgTACTAATCAAGCAAAGCATATCagcaagtatatgtaaacacacgggcaaaataagggaaaggatactatggtacttagagtatttttcaaaattttgtttaaattttgttaaatcaaaacaaagtgctatgctaagttcggtcatgcgaacagatgttataataaattgcaaatattataatatcaaaattaaaatgTTTTACACTGCGAGtagttgctgctcggatgtaattgctAATTATATTAAAAGTTTCCCTACACAACATAAAATtttcttgacatcacgaaccgtgGTTCGTGTGTCCTAGTTACAAAATAACATAAGTAAAATTATGAAGCAGTAGGAGAAGTTGTAGGATCTTGTTGAGGTTGCTGGTCGACTGAGGTATTAGCACCCTCGTCGATGCCTTCAATTCCCGTAGCCAAAGAAATCTCAGGGGATCCCTGAGCTGTCTCCTCATCAAGGCAAGCAACGCATTTTTCCAGCTCAGCCTGCTTCATACGCTCTGGTAAATAATCAAAGTTTGCCTCGCAGTTGTTTTTCCAAAACATATAAAAGCAGTTAAATGTTTCTCCCCTGAACCTCTCCAAGTCACTGACATTAGTCTCTTCGAGCAATTTAACTCGCTCCTCCAACTCTATAGTTTCTTTCCTACTGATCGCCAGTTCACCttggagtttggaggcctctttgtAGTTAATCACCGATGCCTCCTTGTACCTCTCTTTGGATTCAGTGACTTTGGTCAGGGCCTCTTTATGTTGCTTTAACTCCTCGCCCAGCTTGGCAATTTTCTCCTCAGTATCTCTTAGTTGTTCAACATTTTTCTCCTCGGCTGCCTTAAGCTGCTCGGCGTGTTTGGCCTCGACCACTTTGAGTTGTTCGCCAAGTCTCTCCTCAACAACCTTAGTCTCTTTAGCACATTCGGCAGCCATCACCTCCGAGCGATGCTAGCCAGTACTTAAGGTTAGAACTCCATGCGATCAGAGAAAAGATAAAGTTGTTAGTAGAAATAAAAGGACAAGGCAAACAATTAAAGCACAAAAAAAATGGCTACTTACACTAAGTACTTCGTTCAGCTTGCGGCTGAAAATTTAGTCGACCTTCATGGAACCAGTGTTGCTGATGGCTTCTCGACTGCGCCAATGCCTTGATAGCTTCTTCAGCTTGTCGTTGGCTGAGTTGAAGGATATGTTCATGATAGCCTCTCATGGAGTATTTCCTGACTGATCAGGAGGAGTCTGGTCGATGGGTGTTGGTGGAGGAGTCGGGTCGATGGGAGCTAATGGAGGAGTCTGGTCGATgagagctggaggaggagtagttTCCTTGGAAGGTACAGGTGTAGGAGGATCCTCAGTCTGAGCCCTTTTCTTTGAGGGATCACtactgctttccccaggatgTCGCCTGCTTTCCTTCTTTCTGCTCGTAGGAGCAGTGGCTTTGGGTAGGCTGTCCAGACCAAATGCATCGTCGAAAGGCATGACTGCAGGATAGAAACAAACAATCAGGCAATATAGATTGAGATACTTCCTAAATCAAGGAAATATGAGTAAGAAAAATTCTAACtaatatacccgagctattactactggtcgatacattattaATTGTACTACTCCTACGCTCACTTTcagccttgaagaagtctgaatttaaactagtcgcatatttaaagttgtcgtcctcgtcaaataaatgactgggaatgggcaaactgtctaagagtgagaagtcaataCCGTTCTCATTAGAGGACTCGAGTATGGGCTCAGGGTGTTCAGGAATTTTCTGCTTGCCCTTCCCGTGTTGGGTCGGAATTGCAGCAGCTCGTGGGAGGCTAgaaggttccctgatggtcactcctgttGCCCACCTTATCGGGGGCTGTGACACATCCTGGTGCTGCTCAGGGATCTCTCCTCCAGTAGTACTCCTTACTGTAGACTCCCTCATATCTTGATGAGGTGCtagaaggccaaccagccttaagTTTCTTTTAGTTACCAACTCCTTGATGCTCTTTTCGATGTTTGTCATGCTGGCTAAGGTTGCTGCCCTTATCTCTATCTCTGGAGTAGGGACTGGTCGGTACCATGGGCCTAAACAACACCAAAGTTCTGAAGACGGTATAGAAAATCTAGAAGAAACTAAACGACCAGTGAGTAAAATATATACCTCCTCAGGTGAAGGCCGGGTTATCAGCAACTAGGTCTGTTGTAAGAAAGTATTCCTGGAAATATTTCCCTACATTGAACTTCTAGGTAAGGTcgctcaggaaggtgcgagcagactcctggtggtagaagtggaagaaccccgtgttgttgtggttggggttggatttgagatcgaacaggtagttgatctcatgtggtgttGGTACTGGCCATCtcttatggttataaaggatatagagtgcaaaaattactctatatccgttgggggtaatttgaaaaggggcgacctcaaaataattggccaccccttgaaagaatttGTGCAGAGGCAAGATTGCCCTTCCTtgatatgatacctcgaccatgcgctgaaggcgcccccaggcacGTTTGCCTGCTGGCCGGGTGAAGGTTTgatgagggttatcccaggaagaccTTACTTCTTGAGATAGTTGGTTACCATCCTAGTAGATATGATGCTAGGAGGTGCAACGTACCATTCAACCTCTGGCCTAAGGTCGTCGTGAGGCTGAGCTTTAGGTTGAATTTCTGGTGGTGAAGTGTTTATGGGCTGGGGGTTTGTAGAAGGAGCCTCAGTGCAAGGGGTAGGCTGATTAAAAGAAAGGTTggctgttttcttctttctttgagcAATAGATTTTACGCGACC
It encodes the following:
- the LOC133815440 gene encoding extensin-like, whose amino-acid sequence is MTNIEKSIKELVTKRNLRLVGLLAPHQDMRESTVRSTTGGEIPEQHQDVSQPPIRWATGVTIREPSSLPRAAAIPTQHGKGKQKIPEHPEPILESSNENVMPFDDAFGLDSLPKATAPTSRKKESRRHPGESSSDPSKKRAQTEDPPTPVPSKETTPPPALIDQTPPLAPIDPTPPPTPIDQTPPDQSGNTP